Within Tribolium castaneum strain GA2 chromosome 10, icTriCast1.1, whole genome shotgun sequence, the genomic segment CTCTatgtaaattaataagttataaGCTATGTTTATAGCTGGCGCCTGGTATTGCACCGATAAATCGATCGGGTTTTTCTCCACAGGACTAGGCTCGAAACGGCCCAAAAAAGGCGACTACGCTGCGATGGAGTACCAGAGCAAGGACGTGATTTTGCCACGAAACGACCGCAAAGGGCGCAAGCCGTGGCGGGCCCTCGTCTCCTACTGGATCCTCGGGCTCTGCAACAACTACGGATACGTCGTGATGCTCACGGCGGCCAGTGACATCATCGGAGAGTCCGAAGTAATAATCGCAATTTTGTTTTACCCGGTTGACTGAATTTTCAAATTGCGTTCGATGTTTTCAGGCAACGAACTTGCTATTTCAGATCAATTGtcttttctcaaatttttgcacaattaaATACATAAGAATTTTTAGGGCGCAAAAAGCACTGAAAGAAACTGTACATATATGTCTACAGGGGCCATTTTACTAGCCGACATTATCCCAAGCTTGCTAGTTAAGTTACTGGCGCCGTTCCTCCCTTTTTTCGTAAAGTACGAACCCAAACCGCAATCtcacattttatttgtttcgtACTTCCAGTGTAAGGGTTGCCGTTTGTATACTTTGTTCCTCAGCGGGTTTCCTTCTTGTAGCCTTTAGCCAAAACATTACAATGTCCTTGTTAGGAGTAGTCGCTACGTCCTTCTGCTCAGGGCTTGGGGAAGTGACGTATCTCCAATACAGCTCGTTCTATGACAAGTAAATCGCACAATAATAGCAACAATTGCCTAAAAATCCCTTGCAGGAATGTCGTTTCGACGTGGAGTTCGGGCACCGGCGGCGCTGGTGTTATCGGTGCCGTCTCATACTCGCTCCTGCAACAGTTAGGGCTCAAAACCACCCTATTAGTGATGCTGTTGGTCCCAGGGATGATGGCTGTGACGTGAGttacttcagtgatttttttccaGCATCGTTTCAAATTGTGCAggttttatataattttgccGAGTCCGGAAGTCATGGACGAAAATGACATACAAGCCGACGTGAACAATGAAGAAATCAAAAATCCAAAAGAAGCCTTCATGAAAAAACTCAAACACGTTCCCTCGCTTTTCAAGTACATGATTCCGTTCGGTTTGGTTTACTTCTTGGAGTATTACATAAACCAGGGAACTGTGAGTTTTAATAACCAAGCGAGTTAGAGACTATTTTGCTGGTTTTAGTTCGAATtgattaatttcgaaaatacGTTTTTGGCACCCAGTGACCAGTACAGGTGGCTTCAGGTCGCTTATCAGATCGGGGTGTTTGTGTCCCGGTCTTCGGTAAATTTCTTCCATATAAGACATATATGGGTCATGTCAGTATTACAGGTATTTCGACACAGAAAACCAGatgtctaaaaaaaattgttttttattgcgcgtttttgcactatttttgctatttttacgAGGTCCTGTTACCAACTCTGGCTGCTTCTGGTCCGGTGGTATGTAAGAGAAAACACTTGCCAGAAGGTGAAAAATacggtgaaaaaaaattactagttTACAGAATTTcactttttgtttgttgcttcAAATGTAACAGTTGATACCGTATAGTACTTTTGGAATATAGATTTCATTCTAAATTTAGTTCGGGTTTCCATCTTATTAGAACTTATGAAAAGTGTAATGTGAGTTacctatatctcaaaaactatagctgatagaaaaaatctgtttgAAGTTTTGAAATCAGCGTCCAACATTTACTtaacaacagcaaaaaaaatctgaggCAACAAAGATGTAAATGACTAAAAAGCTATGTGTACTTTCTTAAGTAAATGCTAATATGAGTTACctatatctccaaaactaggGCTAATACAAAAAATCTGTTGCCTGATAATGAAATCATTCTACAACAGCAAAAATATCATACTGCAGGCTCGTGTTATTTAACGTAAAAAACTAGTCTAGTAGACTAttcagataaaaatttaataagtaGAATAAAAACacgttagaatttttttttgtatgtacGTAATATCTTTTCGTATATTGTAACACTCGCCACTGCGTAATACTTGTTTCTTATcttaatataatatattataacgAGCTCAATTTTATGCATATAATATTGaaactaagaatttttttttggacaaATCGAGTTTTGCCGTTTGTCcctcattattaaatttgagagttaatttttttgcaggcTGTTAACGTGGTGATTTTCACCACGGAAGTCATATATTATTATATGCCGAGTTTTTGGATCATATTGGCCCTAACGTTGTGGGAGGGTCTCTTGGGAGGTGCTGCATACGTGAACACTTTCTATAGGATCTCGACTGAGGTGAGTTCGTAGCTGGCGCCCCCTCGAGTCCAACGGTGTAACTTTCGCAGGTCCGTGAAGAGAATAAGCAGTTTTCGATGGCAATTACTAGTTTTGCCGACAGTATTGGCATAACTCTAGCCGGAATCGTATCGATTTACGCACACAACGCCATCTGTAGCCTGCCGAAGCCTCAACGTTAGTTTTGTaaaggttttatttaataaataaatgatgcGTTTGATTTGGCAAATTTTATTGGCACATCGAgaaatcacaaataattttaatggagTATTATAACGTTTCAAATCTATACAGACAATGAAAAAATGGGCGTCGATGTCATAGATTTGAAACCGTGGTTAGTACGACTAATCACTCAGACTTATAAAAAACTTAATCAAATGAACACTAATAATAGGAACATGACAGTACAAAAATATTGCCACAAGTATTTCAACAAATATATCACAAATTCGCAAAAATCAATCCAAAATAAAGTGGAAAACAACCGTGGAGTTCctccaaccatttaggccTTAAATACTGTAAATTTTATCAcaccaaaagaaaaaataatactgaATGAATAAACGTATTACGCGAGTTACAAACACTTTGATTGCACTATGGCCTTGCCCCCGTCGTCATACTCTTGCTTTGACACCCAAAGTTGCTGGAATGAACCCAAAGATGTCAAAATCGAGCCGCCCGACCAAGCCCCGAATTTGCGTTCGGTGGCTCCAGGAgcactaattattttcaagcgCATactctagaaaaaaatatatatagtaaaaaaaacaaacgggAAATAATCTCACCGGAGGTGTTTTAGCAGCTAAATCGCGGTTTAACCGCTCGGTAAATCCTTGCAAATTTGAATTACCGCCAGTCACTACGACACTTCCATACATGGCCTGTCAAATCGGTGGTAGAAAAAATTCAGTATGTGCTTTACACTCACCGGTCTGATGTCAATGTCGCACATACCCACACTGGTTGTGACCAAAGGGCCAACCCCTAGAGTGGGCTGAATGCCTGATTTAATGCCTGCAATAGGGTTGAAAAGCGGTTCAGGGATTTTAAAGCGTTCAACACCGAAATCCTTATGAAAACCGTTCGGGAATTCGTAATGAATCGCGGGCATTGTTTTAACAACTTCTTCGTCGTACAAATTGTCGGAGACTTGTAATACTGAAGCTTGGAAGTCTTGCATAACTTGCTGcaattattcatttatttattattggaGGGCGTGTTGGGGACTGACTTTGATCATGTAGTTGTGCCAGGAGTCGGTGAGCTTGGCATGGAAGAGCCGTCGCTTGAAATTGGGCGCTTCTTCGGCTTTGGTAACTTCTTTCGAGGCTACCATGCAAGGAGGGACAATTTCAATTCCTTTCTCAGTTAAATAATTTCGACATTGTGTGCTCAAATAGTCTCCACCAGCTGGAGACTTAACCACAGCTTGTGTCAGCACAAAACTGTGAGGGGTACGTTATTACTAACAGTGAAACATCGCAAACACAAAGCCAACTACAAGCGTCTAAGCAACAAAAACGGTAAAGCGGcaacacatttaaaaaacaaaaagaccaaGCTATGGAATAAGTGTGGTGGGGTACCCGTCATGTACAGGAACAGCGGATGTGTGCGTAGCTCCGCTATCAACAACAAGGCAAGTCGGACGCCCATTGGCGAAGGCAGCGAGGGATGCGTTCTTAGCTAAATAAAGAGCAGGAACATTGTACTTCTCAAACATTAACTCAGTTAATTGCTCCCTCTTAGGGGCGGTTACCCATGGCGGCTCAGTGATAAGCAACGGGTGATCGTTCGGGATCGCCCGCAAAGCGTTACTGTATATATAATccaaaaaattctcaaatatCTCCCAGTTCTCAACCATACCGTCTTTCAAAAACGTCGTCAGCTCCATCTCTAAAAAAACACACCGCTGACCACCAAGCCGAAACAAACGCAACAAGCCTCCGCTGACTTTAGAAActgtatgtttaaaaaacaatactcTCTTGAAAAATATTCTCCGACAATTAGTATTATGTACAGTGGAACCTCTGTAAGTCGAAGTACttgttgttacaaaaaattcgaCAAATAGAATATTGCTTTTTATACTCCTATATTGTTCACTGTTTTATTTGACAATTATTATATTAACAAACCAAAGGAAATCGATTCACTTCATAAAATACATAACTAAACAATAATTTGTAGTATATCACACATTTAAGTGTGTTTAAGAACtctcttcaaaattttgtaaaagtatattaaaaaacaagttttataaaagttgGTTAAACTcgattaaacaatttttgtacttCAGTTAGGTTGTGGTTACGTTTTTACAACTTAGCGCCTTTATTTTTGAGCGCTTATCTCTTGCtgtattattttcttatttctctgcTCTTACgttcttcaatttttgtatttaaacgTCTCCGAGTTTACGTTTGCGTTTACGTCTGTGTTCttacaatataaataataattataaataaataaataaatataaattatacagactaaactaaaaataaggcacaaaataatatttttttattttaattctcgaacaattctattttttttttttttgataccATATTGACGGTCTGACGCCGATTGTTTTTGAGTATTGAcattattcttatttttttttatgacaactgacatttttgattagtgttttagatagtacatatttttatctctttgctaagtataaaaaacaacaaaataaagcaaaaaaaataaaaaaaaaaacaaaataaaataaaaatattagtttCTGAAAGTATTACACAAAgaactttttatcttttcgttcttgctttattttataaggggtgattatgattgttttttgtttgttatattAAAGTGTTTTCATGCCAATtatacaaatataaaaaatatataaaaaaaacattttaattgttttaaaataattaaaaaaaaattaaacaattataatttattttattatttgtgtttttttaatattatttattttttcttattacttGGAAGATAAAGGTGTGTACTGTTTGAAActgtgaacaaaaatgttggttggcatttaaaaaaattaaaaagaacgtcacaactcaaaaacgaatgacatTACAGATGTCACTATgacaaaatgtagcatttaaaaaataaaatcgttgATTTCTCAATTCGAAAATATCATATTTCAAGAAATTGTGAATCAaagacttaaattttttacccTTTTTATGACTTTCTACAGGTTTTTGgctctaaaaatataaatttttgacccaaaaaatcaaaatttgtgtaccttttagtcaaaactaatAACAAAGGTCCAAACTATGGTCAAATTTGCGCCGGGtttcaagcatttttgcaCAAACACTACTACATTAATCTCaaaattgcattatttttgagtttttaaagGTTTCGGTGCAATCTTCAGTCAGAAATTCAttcatttcgaaaaattcgaaATCAAAAAATACCATATTTTATCAGAAAACCCTTATCAAAGCATTTCAGCAGTTCGACTTACAGAGGTTCCACTGTATTatgtatttacaaatttttaagaaaaaagttaaaacccGTAGTGCTTAAAGAGGGTTATAAAATAAAGGTATAAACGGCGCATAAGAGAGTATGTTTTTTGCGAAGGCATGGCCTTAATTAACAGGGGAATTACCGGATCTCCTAACGTTGATCGAAGTAATGCCGATATTGTAGCGCTTCTGGCTGATCTCGTCATGAGAGTCCAGCCAGACCCCCACAGTCGAGGGTATGTCCAGCTTGGGGCTATCCTCACCCCCGAATCCCGCCCTGGTCGAGTTGTGGCCTATGTCGAAGACAAGGGCCCCAACTTCGTCTACAACAAGGTTATGTTTACCAAACAATGAAATCGGTGGTTAAAAACCGCCCACCGCCCCCGTAAACAGCCCCACTCATCGCTAACACCGTATCGGACACCAAAAAACACCTCTTTCAATACATATCTCAAAAGAGATTAACTTTCATGAAGAAAACATAGAAAAACGCCAGATTACCGGctgtttataaaaacaaacatgGCTGATGCAGCCAAAAactagaattttaaaatagttgcgAACGTTTTCGCCAATTGTTGAGTAATTCGcgtgaaatttttacttatgtggtgtttaaaaaaccgttCCCTCATTTTTGTTGTGCGAGTtgtggaaaaaaaaatcaaaagttacCGACTGATTTGGCGGGTTTTTATGGCggcaatttgaaaaaatgaaaggCTTTGAAGACGTAAgtataatttcaaattaatagaAACTTGCGACGCTTTTTTAGAACGACTGTCGCTTGTGTTCAAAAACATTCTGTTGCCCGAACTGCCGCATCTTACACGAGGAAAAATTCCACAACGTGAACCCGGAGTGTGAAATTTGCGTTTACGGCCGGGCTTCCCTTAAAAACGCCTCAGTTTCGCTACTAAACCACATAAAAACCGCCCATTGGCCCTTGcattgtgttttttgtaaaaaactgtttacttcTTTTGACGACCTTCTCTCGCATGATAAATGTCCTTTTAAGCTTGAAACGCTCAAAATGGAAACAACTCCAAAAACTCCAGTCACTTCACTGACAGAAACCGAAAAGCCCTCGCCTGAAGTAACCCCCTTTTACAAGGCGACTGAACACGGGGCCCTCAAAACCAGGACCATGGGGGCCACGAGCACGCCCCTGATTCACAAAGATAGCGACAAAAGCGATAAAATCACCCCGATTAATCAGAGCGAAATTATCTACCATAAATCAAGCTTGAAGCTAACAGGGTCGTCGAATTTCAGCGACTCCAAGAAAAGCGACCGCAGGGTCACTTTTTCGGAAACCCCCTTTGTGAGTGAAATGTGCAAAAAGCCCAAGTATTTACCTTTGCCTAAACGTAAGTCTTGCATTCACATGTGGCAATGACGAACGTGTTTTTGCAGAAATAACGAATGAAAATTCAAACGTTTCCAATGGTAAAAAACAAGTCGTTTTGcttgtttttcagtttttgtttcaGACGACTCAACCGATGAACTGGAATTGTACAAAACAGCCCCTCACACAATTCTAGAATGCGAAGAAAAGGAGAATTTAGATAACATTGGCGTATTTAATAATTGTGACGCTAATAACGACGGGACCTTATgggaaagtgctttaacaaaattggATTTCAGCGGCTGTAATAACATCATTGAGAAGATTGACAACAAAACGAATAATTTTAACGTTTCGCTGCAAATAAATGTGTTCAGCCCGCCAAATAGTCCAAAATCGAAAAGCAACGACGCTGACTTGTCTTTGAATAAATCCACAAACATTTGGTCCTCTGTGACAAGCATGGTCAAGTCGGTCGTGAGCAACATCTCAATGACGGCGCAGAGTAGTTTTTGTAAacgatttagtgcgaatttttGTCATGACTTAATTTTGGCTTTCAGCAGGCGTAGGTCTCAAAAGGCCGCAGCCTGATAATGACGCACTTTGCGACGCCCCACATTTGAAGAGAATGAAACTGACCGACATTAAGTGCCGACGGCCAATCAGGACCATAAGTCCCTTGTATCAAATAAGACTCGCACGCCCCCGTTATGTAGACAAAGCGACTCAAACCGACTAAATTTGGATGTGATTTTTACCAAACTACATTTAACTAcccttttttgtatttaatgtaattactttgaaataaattatgtgataattaacttgatttttttttcgctaATTTCGAAAACACGTcgtataaaatgtaaaataatatcacaaataaacatttttttcatgtttgtaTTAATATAAAACTTCTAATATAGAACTTTCCCCcaataaaattcttatttttttattttgagaatCAAGCTTGTGAATTCACATAATAAAGTTACCACTAATAAAGATGTTGCTAGTCGGcagtaattaaaaacaattcattTGGGAAGAAAGAAGGTGTAGAAGTGTGTAGGCCAttaggtttaaaaaaaaaaaattatgtaacaaTATGGTAAGAATTAATTGTGCGGTCCTGTTACGTTGGACGTGATTTCGAGAGAAACTAGGatttaattatcatttttgtatttaatatatttacattttgaaataaattatgtaataaGCTATAATGTCTTTCGTATTTGTGTTAATATTTATATTGAAATGTAACATACTGCAGTTtgcaaaagtatttaaaacgTAGCAACATAATCGAATCAATGAATACAAAGTACATAtcacaaataaacatttttcatgtttatGTGGATACCCTGAATCGCAAGAATTATCCGATTGAGTACATTTAGGAttctattaaataataattacccaTAGAAGCCTATAAACCATACAGTTCTAAGCTAACATGTATGTATAACAATAATGTGATTACATCAACGTAGATTACAATACATATCACAAAATGGTGATCTGCAACATCAACCGATCAAGAAATGTTATATGTAGCAACTTCAAAAGAAACATTAATCACAGacaatttaactaaattaaaagagGGAGCTGTAAACTAATTAACGTAAATGCGCCAAGTCTTAAGTAGTAAGAGCTTAAGTTAAGTTGAGATTCAATTTGCCACCCTCACGATTCGGTCCGTTTCCAGCTCTCTCCCCGAATGATATGCAAAAAGTAAGAAACCAGTAGCAATAAAAAGCAAACTGTAGAATGAAATGTTCGTTGTTGAAACAGTTAATGATAGTCGTTATGAGAGTGTTTAAGTACACATTGCACTTAGTAATGGATAAAATCGCACCGTTTAAGAGTTGTCACTTGGACTCTAAATATATTTACATGTAACAGCAACACAGCAACATCTAAGACAAGACACGCACAGGTACATGAATACAGAATTAACGGAATATGTTGATCAGTTAAACAACCAACTCTCAGTATTACTCGGGCATCATCTGCAATCGAAAGAATCTCGGATCAGTCTCGAAAACAAAGAAACGatctaataaatattaaaactagAGATGTCTCGTCACAGAAAATCACAGATGTATATTATTCCCGAAAAGAATGCTTCTCTTATGTACAAGACACGAAAGCGAAAAGGagaattaaaactataaaaatcgCGGCATAGGAGTGTGGTAAGATTGCGAATCAGACCTCAGGTGAGGGTACGTCGAGGGTTGGTACCGCCTGTAGGACATCGGGTGGTGCAGCGACCCGGCCATCTGGGCGTGCAGATGGGTGGCCCCATCCCCCAAGTCCAGCTCCATCTCCTGCTGCTCCTGCAGCTGCATCTGGCCCAAGGTCGCCGTCGCCATCGCCACGTCGGGCATTATATCCGACAAATGCCCATCGCTGCACGAACTGCTCTCGGGCTCCGTCGCAAACCGGAACTCCCCCTCGGGGATCACCGCCGGCAGCTCGTGCCTCTGCGAGTACGCCCCAGGCCTCGGAAACGTCATATTGCGACTATAGCACCCCCTGAGCCCCTTATTCGGCGATATTGTGTGGCTCTCAGCATTATCATCGCTCTCAGGGAGACAATAGCAGTTCTCCAACATATCGGCCACTGGGTCAGGCAGATTGAACTCGCGGACGACCCGGAGCCGGATCTGCCGGTTGATTTCATGACGTGAGGATAAAGGCATGTTAAGGGCACGTTGACAGCTCGGCGATTGGCGGAGTTTTTGTTCCCGTTTCAACATTGCGTTCATAACCGCCGGGTCTGGCACTGGAAGAACCGAAGCCAAAACATCAACCCCGGCGGCCCCATGCACCCGTGGCTTGTCCTCGACCATGTACAGCGTATCGGGAATGTCGGGCATGTACCGGCGGCGCATTCGCATTATTTCAACTTCTTGGACCAACTGATCTTCCACAAGAACCTTAACCTCGTCATAGTATGGCATAAACAGGCGCGGTTGTACGAATAAACCATTATTCTTATCACCCCTAATCCACGCGTTCACCCTCAGATTCTCCCGGTCGCCGCCTATCATATGGCTGGGGGGAGTGCTAACCAAGCCACGTCGAATCGCCTGGTTTAGAATATCACTATTGGGGGGCAGTACGTGGTCCATGCGGACCAATGGAAGCAAATCGGATAAAATCTCGCGAAGCTCGACATCACTCAAATCGCGCTTTTTCACACCTTTGCGGGCCACCGAATGCGCGGTGTGACTCACAATGTTCGGTTCTGTAAACCacaattagaaaaattcaatCGGTAGCCGCGCGCGCTTACCCCGATCCTCCATCCTACGAACCAACTCGTTCTCGCCCCATTTCAGTACAGCGTGGAGGATTTCCAGCTCGGAGGCTTGCAAAAACGGACTTTTCAACACCTCGATCAGGTGAGCCTTGTCCAGTTGGTGCAACACCGGGGACTGGGCCACCGGTTGGAACTCCTCGCGCAAGTAATGCAGCGcctgcaaaaattacaatggTTGTATGTTTCTTTAGCCTGACGATATTTGAAACGTTGCAACTCGTAATTACCTGTCGGTGGACCCAGGCCGATCCGTGCGGTTGTTTGGCCCATTGAAGTACTGTGGGGAGTGTGTCAAGCGACAAccattctaaaattaaatcttcaCAGCCTTGTGAGAGAATATCTAGTTCGAGGAACCGTCCGATTTGATATAACTCCATGGCTTCCTCCAGGGGTGACGGCCGCGCCCGTCCGGTGTGAGTAAGTGCTTGGGCTTCGCCTAGACCGCCCCCACAGCCACCGCGTGAAATTAACGAGAGATCAACGTGATCTAAATAAATAGCGTGTAGTAGAACGCGTGCGTACCTGAAACGAGTGGCTTAAGTCAGGTCAAGGTGAGTCGCGTCGAGTTACCGTTTAGGTATGACTGATTCGTCGAGTACGATTCTGGTAGGTATGTGTAAGGCTCGTTCTGTGTGCTCCTCGCCGCTCCTCGATCGCCTTTGTAGCAGGTTCCGGAAGAAGGGCGATCGAGCGGAGAGTATGGCTTTGTGGCATGGTAATTCTAATTTTGGCCTAAAACCGTATTCCGAACTGCCCGAATCGGGCCTCTGGCAGTCGGAACCGTCGGAAGTGAACACTAGAGCAGCATCGGCGTAGTCGCCAATTTCAAGTAAGTAACGCAGATCGGCTTCCAAGGCATTGGGTGTTCCGAACTCCTCTCGCAGCCGCCTCAGGAGGTTGATATCGATGTTGGTATCGTGCGGACAGATGTCCCCGGTGTACAGATATCGCAAAAGCGCCGAGAACAGCTGGACATCGACCGTGGCCGTTCTCAATTCGAGACATATTCGAGCGCCGTAGCCGGGACACCCGGCGAGTAAGTCTCTAAAATAAGGGCACCTGGCGGAGAGTAGGGCGCGGTGGATGGGAAAGCAAGCCCCTCTGTACACCAAATCGGCATCGGTGCAGTACTTGAAGTCGTACAAGGCGGAGAGGTCCTGCTTGAAGGTGGCGGCCGGCGGCCGCGCCAGCTCGGCTTGAACACAGAGATCTTTCAAAGCGGCCAACGCCTCGTACTCCTCCAGCAAGGCCGCCACCTCCAGAGGACTCCAGTCAGACACCAGCTCGCGCAGCATCCTTCCGTGGTCGCACGCCTTCGACGATCTTCTCCGACGTATGAACTTCTTCTTCAAGGTGGCAAAACcagtcactttctttttacgCTCCCGTACGATCACCCCAATCGTGTCCCTGAACGGAGGCGTGCAAGGATCCGCGACTCCCATGCTGTTGGGCATAGGACCAGCCTCGACACCGGGTGCCGTGGAAGCGTTCACGCCCATCCTGTGGACGAACTCCTCAGTCATGCACTGCTCGTTGCCAACACTCCACCAACTGTGCTGCAGTGCACACGGAAAGAGGCAGCCAAATAAGTTCATAGTTTGCCCAGACTACAGCCTGACATGCAGACACAGCCTAAACACAAACAACCCCTAATTAATCACACAGACATCATTACCATCGCGCCAAAACATGCCCACACATATTAATAATAGCGATATTAACATTTTCACGCGTTTTATTCCTTTACCCGCACGCAACCCCTATTTTGTCCTTAACGGTTCCTCAACAACAAAACAATTCTTGTTTGAAACAGATGACATCGTCCAGTTAAATACGCcttcaaatcaaaatttggagcaaatacttgattttttttattgttctttAACCCCCTGGAAAGGGTTTTATTCCAGATTTATCAAAGTAGGTAAAAGCTAAGATAAAGCTAtaggaatttaatttttttgcacaaaattccTCACTGACGTATGCACACAAGCTTTAGTATTGATGGAagaaaaatcagaaattaagtacaaaaaattcttaaataacTTCAATTTCAGATTTCCGATGAAAACCAAAATGGGTTTCAAATTCGTATCGAGCAACCcagtaaattattaaaaaagattttcagcgaaatttaaatttaaaatcccCCGTAAATATGACAGAAGACACTTTTTTGTCCATTTATTTCCGAACAAATGTTTTGCGGCTTGAGATAAAACTGTTATGTACCTAAGCGTCCTCAGTCGTTTGTTCGTGTCTGAATTGTGCTA encodes:
- the LOC100141915 gene encoding uncharacterized protein LOC100141915 isoform X1, which translates into the protein MKGFEDNDCRLCSKTFCCPNCRILHEEKFHNVNPECEICVYGRASLKNASVSLLNHIKTAHWPLHCVFCKKLFTSFDDLLSHDKCPFKLETLKMETTPKTPVTSLTETEKPSPEVTPFYKATEHGALKTRTMGATSTPLIHKDSDKSDKITPINQSEIIYHKSSLKLTGSSNFSDSKKSDRRVTFSETPFVSEMCKKPKYLPLPKQITNENSNVSNDDSTDELELYKTAPHTILECEEKENLDNIGVFNNCDANNDGTLWESALTKLDFSGCNNIIEKIDNKTNNFNVSLQINVFSPPNSPKSKSNDADLSLNKSTNIWSSVTSMVKSVVSNISMTAQSSFSGVGLKRPQPDNDALCDAPHLKRMKLTDIKCRRPIRTISPLYQIRLARPRYVDKATQTD
- the LOC100141915 gene encoding uncharacterized protein LOC100141915 isoform X4 → MKGFEDNDCRLCSKTFCCPNCRILHEEKFHNVNPECEICVYGRASLKNASVSLLNHIKTAHWPLHCVFCKKLFTSFDDLLSHDKCPFKLETLKMETTPKTPVTSLTETEKPSPEVTPFYKATEHGALKTRTMGATSTPLIHKDSDKSDKITPINQSEIIYHKSSLKLTGSSNFSDSKKSDRRVTFSETPFVSEMCKKPKYLPLPKQITNENSNVSNDDSTDELELYKTAPHTILECEEKENLDNIGVFNNCDANNDGTLWESALTKLDFSGCNNIIEKIDNKTNNFNVSLQINVFSPPNSPKSKSNDADLSLNKSTNIWSSVTSMVKSVVSNISMTAQSVGLKRPQPDNDALCDAPHLKRMKLTDIKCRRPIRTISPLYQIRLARPRYVDKATQTD
- the LOC100141915 gene encoding uncharacterized protein LOC100141915 isoform X3; amino-acid sequence: MKGFEDNDCRLCSKTFCCPNCRILHEEKFHNVNPECEICVYGRASLKNASVSLLNHIKTAHWPLHCVFCKKLFTSFDDLLSHDKCPFKLETLKMETTPKTPVTSLTETEKPSPEVTPFYKATEHGALKTRTMGATSTPLIHKDSDKSDKITPINQSEIIYHKSSLKLTGSSNFSDSKKSDRRVTFSETPFVSEMCKKPKYLPLPKQITNENSNVSNDDSTDELELYKTAPHTILECEEKENLDNIGVFNNCDANNDGTLWESALTKLDFSGCNNIIEKIDNKTNNFNVSLQINVFSPPNSPKSKSNDADLSLNKSTNIWSSVTSMVKSVVSNISMTAQTGVGLKRPQPDNDALCDAPHLKRMKLTDIKCRRPIRTISPLYQIRLARPRYVDKATQTD
- the LOC100141915 gene encoding uncharacterized protein LOC100141915 isoform X2, coding for MKGFEDNDCRLCSKTFCCPNCRILHEEKFHNVNPECEICVYGRASLKNASVSLLNHIKTAHWPLHCVFCKKLFTSFDDLLSHDKCPFKLETLKMETTPKTPVTSLTETEKPSPEVTPFYKATEHGALKTRTMGATSTPLIHKDSDKSDKITPINQSEIIYHKSSLKLTGSSNFSDSKKSDRRVTFSETPFVSEMCKKPKYLPLPKQITNENSNVSNDDSTDELELYKTAPHTILECEEKENLDNIGVFNNCDANNDGTLWESALTKLDFSGCNNIIEKIDNKTNNFNVSLQINVFSPPNSPKSKSNDADLSLNKSTNIWSSVTSMVKSVVSNISMTAQSSFCVGLKRPQPDNDALCDAPHLKRMKLTDIKCRRPIRTISPLYQIRLARPRYVDKATQTD
- the LOC100141915 gene encoding uncharacterized protein LOC100141915 isoform X5 — its product is METTPKTPVTSLTETEKPSPEVTPFYKATEHGALKTRTMGATSTPLIHKDSDKSDKITPINQSEIIYHKSSLKLTGSSNFSDSKKSDRRVTFSETPFVSEMCKKPKYLPLPKQITNENSNVSNDDSTDELELYKTAPHTILECEEKENLDNIGVFNNCDANNDGTLWESALTKLDFSGCNNIIEKIDNKTNNFNVSLQINVFSPPNSPKSKSNDADLSLNKSTNIWSSVTSMVKSVVSNISMTAQSSFSGVGLKRPQPDNDALCDAPHLKRMKLTDIKCRRPIRTISPLYQIRLARPRYVDKATQTD